The genomic DNA AGTCGTAAAAAATCTAACGAATAGAAATGGAGTATGTACATGAAAAATAAACTGAATATCTTATGGTTAATGGGAGCTGTCTTATTTATTTTTGCAGGTTGTGGCAGTTCCGCAGCAGAAGAGAAAGAAGAAAACCTGACCGTCGTAGCAACAAATTCGATCATCGCCGACATGGCGAAAGAAGTTGGAAAAGAACACGTCGATGTTCATAGTATCGTCCCAGTTGGCACTGACCCACATGAATACGAGGTATTGCCAGAAGATATCAAAAAAGCAAGTGATGCTGATGTCATCTTATACAATGGGTTAAACTTGGAAACAGGGGATGCTTGGTTTGAAAACTTGATGGATACGGCAAATAAAAAAGAAGATGAAGACTATTTTGCAGTAAGTAAAGAAGTTGAACCACTTTATTTGACCGGTGGAGAATCAGAGACAGAAGCAGATCCACATGCGTGGTTGGACCTTTCAAACGGAATCAAATATGTACAAGAAATCGCACGCATCTTTGCTGAAAAAGACCCAGACCATGCTACGCAATATGAAGAAAATGCAGATGCGTATATCGAAAAATTGAAAGAATTAGATAAACAAGCGAAAGAGAGTTTTGGATCGATCCCAGACAATAAAAAACTATTAGTAACAAGTGAAGGAGCTTTTAGATACTTCTCACAAGCATACGATCTACCAGCAGGGTATATTTGGGAAATCAACACAGAAAGCCAAGGTACACCTGAACAAATGCAATCGATCATCAGCCAAGTTCGTGCTTCGGATGTTCCAGTCTTATTTGTGGAAACAAGTGTTGATCCGAGAAGTATGGAACGTGTCGCAAGTGAAACAGGTCTTGAAATCTATGATGAGCTATTCACTGATTCCATTGCAAAAGAAGGAGAAACTGGTGATTCTTATTATGGAATGATGAAATGGAACATCGAAACGATTCACGATGGTCTGTCTCAAGAAAAGAAATAATCACTAATCGATTTAATAATCTAAAAAGAGGCAAAAGTATGTAGCCTCGATAAATAAGGCGTCATCCACGAAAATTGTTCTTTAAATTTTTGTGGATGGCGCTTTGTTTTTGAAGAGAGTCCTTCTATTCCTTCCGTTTGCTCAGTTTTGGAGACGTGAGGACTAATGCTTCCGCAATTTATACAAATAAAAATTCGTTCGTTTATTGTTTTAAAGATACCAATTTTAGTGAAATTCCGTTATAGTTAAAAGAGAGGAAAGGAAGGTGAAGCTATGAATTTTACTAGCAAAGACAAACAATTGATTGCAAAAGAAATAACAAAAAAAATCAACCAATTAGAAAATAAGGAGAAAGATCAAGATCTCCTATTTCTTGAAGCAGAAATGGCGAAAGCGTTCATAGCGAGCCCAGAAGAATTGGAAACAGAGGAATACCCTGGGAAATGGTTATTTGATGATTTTCAGCCATTAGATGAAGAAACAGGCATTGGCTACTTTGTCTTTCTTTCATCCGTCGGTTTTACTCCTGGCGTATTAGTCAAACAAAAGAATGAACTAAAGGTTCAAGCATGGCCCGCATTGTTTTCTTTGATAGGGACAGAGGGTGTGATTCCAAAAATCCAATCCGCATTTTTCAAGAGTGCATTTATCGCAAATAGCAAACTAATGAACACGTATTATAATCGTTTAGTAGAAATTGCTCGTCCAGGAGAAATTCCACAAACGTTCACTTATGGGCAACAAAAAAATCTATACGAAGATGTTGTTTATTCACGGGATCTATCTGAGTTCTCAGCAAGAGAACAACTCCGTTTACATGAACTACTCCACACAAAACCTGTTTCGTTGAACTTTTTCAATGCATTAGACCAACGTCGAAAATGGGTATCTGTGAATTTCTGGGAAGTTTTTGCTGCTAGAAATCGTTGGATGGAAGAAAGAAAAATCCCAGATCAACAGATCCAATTCGTTCAATTGAAAAAAGAACGATTATATTACGGATTATATAGTCGTGTCTGATCGAAGGTGGTAATGATGGCACTAACATTAAAGGAAGAAATCATTCAAGAAAGTAAACGAATCGGGATTGATAAAATCGGGTTTACTACAGCAGAGCCATTTGATCATTTGAAAGAATCGTTGGTAGAACAAAAAGCTGCTGGACATACTTCTGGATTTGAACACCCTAATATCGATGAACGTTTATATCCGGAGATGACGTTTGATCGACCGAAATCAATCATTGCAATTGCTTTAGCGTATCCGACAAAGATCCATGAAAAGATGCCTAGAGATGAAAAGCGTGGACAGTTTGCTCGTGCTTCTTGGGGCATCGATTATCATGATGTCTTACGGGATCGTCTGCAACAATTGATTTCATTTATTGAGTCACGAGCGACACATTGGCAAAAGGAAGAAGAATGGCGCTTGGCGCCGCAAGTAGATACAGGTGAGTTGATCGACGTAGCTGTGGCGCAACGTGCTGGTTTAGGGTTTATCGGTCGAAACGGATTATTGATCACAGAGGAATTTGGCTCGTTCGTCTATTTAGGTGAGATCGTGACCAATATCGACCTAGAACCAGATGCTCCTGGTGTCTTTGGGTGTGGCGAATGTACCCGTTGTGTGACGGCTTGCCCAACGGATGCACTTTTAGGTGATGGGCGAATGAATGCTAAACGCTGTTTGTCTTATCAAACGCAGACAAAAGGCATGATGCCAGAGGAGTATCGAAAGAAGATGAGCAACGTCATTTATGGTTGTGATATCTGTCAGTTGGTTTGTCCTTATAATAGAGGGAAAGATTTTCACTTTCATCCAGAAATGGAACCAAAAGTAGACGAAGTCTATCCGAAACTCACGCCCATGTTAACGATCTCTAATAAAGAATTTAAACAGCAATACGGTCATTTGGCTGGTTCATGGCGTGGAAGGAAACCTCTTCAACGAAATGCGCTGATTGCCTTAGCCAATTTAGGAGAACGTGCCGCTTTGCCTCATATTGAAGAGTGTCTAAGTGATGTCCGTCCAGTGATTCGCGGGACAGCAGCGTGGGCAATCGGTAAGTTAGGAATCAAAGATCCTGAAAAATGGCAAGAAGTATTAAGTTGCGCACTGGAAAAAGAAACAGACGAAGAAGCAATCCATGAAATGAACCAAGCAATCCAATTGTTACAAAAGAAAAAAAGTCCTAAAAAATGACTTTTTTACTCAAATACGTCATTTTTCCCAGTAATTGTTGTAACAATTACTGGTTTTTTTGTGTTTATTGCATCAATTTTTGGAAAAATGAGAAGAATTTCGCAGAAAAATACAATAAATTGAAAAAAATTTATTCTGAATATTACAGAATGTAAGTTTTTTTAAAGTTTCTACGAAAGGATTGAAAAACGATTTCAACGTTGATTTATAAAGCTTCTACGACTTTAGTCCTAGTTTTTCGGAAAATCAAATATTACAAATATTAAAAATGTGACGATTTTGTCATTAAATGTCATAATTCTTTCACCTATGAAATATTTCTAGATGATAAAGTTAGTGACGTTGAAACAAATCAAAGAGAAAAAAAGGAGCTTACTATGAATTCAATTAAAAAGATCGTTTTGGGGACAACTGTTGCCGCTGGAGCAACTGCAATGTTTGTAGGGACTACTGCTCATGCAGATGAAGTCTATACAGTAAAAGCTGGAGATTCATTATCTAAAATCTCACAAAAATTTGCAGGTGACAATTCACTGATCAAAGCTATTGCAGAGCAAAATTCGATTGACGATATCAACCGCATTTTCGTTGGTGAAGAATTAACAATTCCAACTGACGCTTCATCAGTAAAAACAACAGAAGTAGCACCAACAACTGAAAAAGTAGAAACTCCTGTAGTAACAGAAACACCAGCGCAAGAATATACATATGTTGCGCCTGTTGAAACAGTTGAAGTAGCACCAGCTACAACTACTGTAACAACAAACAGCAACTCTGCGAAAGAATGGATTGCACAAAAAGAATCAGGTGGTTCTTACACTGCAACAAACGGCCGTTACATCGGACGCTACCAATTAGATTCAGCATATTTGAACGGTGACTACTCACCAGCGAACCAAGAACGTGTTGTAGAAGAATACGTTGCTGGACGCTATGGTTCATGGGATGCTGCAAAAGCATTCTGGTTAGCAAACGGTTGGTACTAAGATAACCATCAATCATGAATCCAAAAAAGAGGGCTACGCAAGTAGGCCTCTTTTTTTTTACTTCTTTTATAATCTTGAAAGGTACGTATCGATCGGTTTTTGATAATGGTCGCCTCGCCAAATCCCTGTGTTGAGATACTCTGCAATCAAATAGCCGATATAAGGGCCAGTAGTCAAACCAGAGGAGCCTAAGCCACTTGCGGCGATCAAGCTTGGTTCATCTGGAACAGGTGCAAAGAACGGCGCAAAATCGGAGGTGTACGCCCGGGTGCCTACTCGCATGGTGTGTTTCCATGTAGCAAGCTGATCGGGTTCAGCTAAAAATGGCACTGTACTTTTTATCAATTGCTGATAAGCAGATTCGGTAGGAACCAAATCCCAACCCGCATCATTTTCATGGGTTGCGCCAACTAGTATAGTCCCATCGTTGAATGGGATAAAATCGGCTTCCCCTTCTAACATGGCAACAGGCCATTCTTGGCTGTTCGCATAAGGTGTTTGAAAAACGATCAGCTGTCCTTTTTGTGGACGAATATCAGCATGAAAGCCAATCTGCTCCAGTAACGGCTTCAATGAAGGGCCAGGCGCTAGAATGACTCGGTCAAAGTCAAGTTGTCCAAAAGTACCAGAGATGACCCAGTGTGCGGTTTCTTTGCGTAACTGGACACGTTCAGAGATTACTTTGACCATTTGTTTCTCCAAGCGTGTGGCAAGGTGAGATAGATAGGCATGACCGTCTAAACGCCCCCCTCCAGTCACAAATAAAGCAGGTGTTGGTTTTAGCAATGGGAGAACTTGGGCTGTTTCTTCAGCTTGTAACAGCGAAATATCGCCGATTTCAGGTGCGTCTTTCTTTCGTTGTTCGGCAAGTGCAGCAAGATCTTCCAAAGCTTCTTTTTGGCGGAAAATTAGTGTGCCGGATTGTTTATAGATGGAATCATCAAGTGATAGATCCTGGATTAGTTTTGGGAAAAAAGCCGCACCATCTTTTGCTAACTGATACCACTGTTTATTTCGTCTTTTTGAAAGCCAAGGCGAGATGATGCCTGCACTAGCGCGAGTGGCTTGTCCTTCTTTTGCATCAAATAAGGTCACCTCAAATTTAGAGGTGTCTAAATAGTTGGCTAATGTCATACCGATGATGCCACCACCGATAATAGCAATTTTTTCCATAGAAAAACCTCCTTTACTTATCTACCATCTCATAGAATCATTAGAGATACAATATTTTATCCAAGGATTTTCTCTACTTCATACGAACGAATGTATAGCGAAAACTGATTATTGATAAAGTTAGAGACAAAAAAACAAGGAGGAGTGAGCTTCATTCGCTCACACCTCCTTATCTATTAATTTTTTATTTGCTTAGGCTTTTGCACCATATAGCGGATAAATAGGATCAAACTAATGATCAACAAGCCAAGTAGGACACTTAAAGCAACTTTTGATCCTAACGTTGTTGCTGCTTCATAACTATCTGAACGATGATCTTGGAAAAAGTTGATGATCACAGCCACCAACGTAGTAGCGACAGCTCCAGAAAATTGTTGCAACGTATTGAATACGGCGTTGCCATCACCTTGTAATTCCATCGATAAAGCATTCATTCCAGTAGTCATCATATTGCTATAAGACAAACCAATACCGATCATATAGAAGAAATGACAGGCAATCAAAAAGCTTAATGATGCGTGACCTAAAATCAGCACAAGGACGGTCCAGCCAACAAGTGAAAACAAGAGACCGATGAAAATTGGTTTTTTAGGTCCATGTTGGTCGAGTAGCTTTCCTGAAAAAGGAGATAAGAGGGCACCAATAGCTGCACCTGGTAGCATTGCCAGACCAGCGACAAAGGCATTGTTCCCTTGGACGATTTGGACAAAGTTCGGTAGGACAAAAGAAACACCAAGTAATAAAAATTGATAAACTAAAAAGCTAAATAAGAATAAGCGGAACGTATGATTTTTAAAAATCTCAAGTCGGATCAAAGGATGATCGGCTTTTTTTGTTCGTTGATAGAAAAGAATGAATCCTAAAATGGCGACGACTAAGGATGCCCAGCCAATCCAGTCTCTGAACATGCTTAGAAAAGTTAAGCTTCCACTGAACATCAGACTAATACCAAGGACGCTGAGCAAATCTAAGCGGCCAGATTTTTCCACCTTAAATTTAGGAATCGCGTATAAGCCAATCGCAAGTGAAAGGAGTAGCACTGGCAATAGAAAGAGAAAAATATGACTCCATGAGAAATTAGCAGTTAAGATCCCACCATACGTAGGACCAATCGCTGGTGCAATGGCGGTTGTCAAAGTACCAAGACCCATCATCGTTCCTCTTTTTCCCATAGGAGCAAAAGTCAAGATGATATGAAACATCAGTGGCAAGGCTATCCCTGTCGCAGCACCTTGGAGTACCCGACCTAAAAGTAGTAACAAGAAGGTAGGGGAAAAGTAATCGACCAACAAACCAGCAATAAATAGTAAATTGGAACTCAAGAAAAGAGTTCGCAGGCTAAAGTTTTTTGTCAGATAAGTTGAAAGTGGCACAATGATCGCAATCATTAATAAGTAAATGGTTGTTACCCATTGTACTTGGGAGGTACTGATTTGAAATTCCTGAATCAGTGTTGGGAAGGTCACGTTCATTGCGGTTTCAATCAAAACGCCTGCAAATGACATGATCCCTGTGGCAAGTACAGCAGGAATTAATTGTAGTTGTTTTTGTTTTTGCATGTTTTTCACCTCTAAATTATTTCGTAAAAAAAGAGAGAGATTTCTATTCGAAAATAGAAACCGCCTCTCTCTCGACACGCTAGGCGTGTTATCTGTACGATTTATCGTTCGGCTTATTCTAGCACAAGTCTAAAAATAGTGTCAACCAGATTAGCCAATCCAATGCAAAAGAGTTATGATAGTAGTGAAGAAGAAAACAAGGAGGGCCTATGGAAAAAATCGAATGGAGAAAAACCGACTCTAGTTATCGTATGTCAAAGAAACCACATTTAATGACACTTCCTGCGCAAAATTTTTTTTGTATCAACGGAATAGGTGATCCAAATGGAGAAGAATTTAAGCGCCGTGTAGGTTGTTTATACGCTGTTAGCTATACGATCCGAATGGCACCTAAAAATGATTGGCTGATTCCTGACTATTTGCCTTACACGGTTTATCCTTTAGAAGGTCAGTGGGGGTTACAAGAAAAATTTTTGAACGAGCCAGTGATGTTGAAAGAGCATTTTTCGTATCAATTGATGATCAAGCAACCGGATTTTGTGACTCCTCAAGTTGCTGCAGAGGCGTTAGCGCGAGCGAAAACCAAAATTCCAGAAGATCTAGCGAGTCAACTTGTATTCACAACGATCGAAGAAGGTCTTGTGGCACAGATCTTACACATTGGTTCCTACGACGATGAACCAGAAACATTTGAAAAGCTTACTTTATTTCTTAAGGAAAAAGGCTATCGCCGAACTTCGAAAGAGCATAAAGAAATCTACATGAGTGATCCCAGAAGGACTGCGCCAGAAAAATTAAAGACGATTTTGCGAGTAGCCGTTGAACAAGACAAATCAGTCGAAGTGTCAGACATCAACTAAATAAGAGAAAGATCCCCTGTTTTTTTGCTATAATAGATACGAAGAGGTGTTTTTTGTATGAAAAAAAATCAACGACAATCCTTGATTCGCCAATTGATTACTGAACATGCAATCGGTACGCAAGAGGAATTATTGAATCATTTGCAGATGAATGGTGTCAATGCAACTCAAGCAACGATCTCACGCGATATACGTGAGTTGAAACTTGTGAAAATACAAGATGAGAATAAACAAATACGCTATGCGTTGTTCAATCAACAAGCGGATTCTTTGATGGAAGATCGCTTGCGAAGTGCGGTCAAACGAGAAGTATTACGAATTCAACGGATTCAATTCATGATCGTTGTCTTAACCGAAAAAGATGGTGCGGATGTGGTAACAAACTGGTTAGATGAAGTGGATTATCCAGAAGTGGCTGCGACGATTGCCGGCGTTGATACGTTCATTATTATTTGTCGCACAGAAGAAGAAGCCCAGGCTTTCGCTGAAAAATTAGAGCAAATGAGAGAATAGCTCACGTTTAGTCTAATGATCAATGGAAGCGCTAAACATATTGACGTTGTGTAAATCGTACTAAATTCCATGGATACTGGACTTGCAAGAATGGTACGTAATGATTGGAAGGGTGTCTTTACAATCTGGATCATTCTAAAGCTCCAATCAATTTGAACAAGTATACAGTGAAAGAGGGGCGAGCAGTCCAGTGATGACAAACATGATCATTTTTTTGACGATTTTAGTTTACGGTGTCAATTTTTTGGCATTTATGTATATTAAAATAAAAGAGATCAAAAATTACCTAGAAAAAATTGCAATCTATTTTGGTGTGAACATGACATTGTTGTTCACCAGTAGTATTTTCCTATTTTTTGGTAAGATCGTTGAAGACGGAATATTGTTGATAGAGTAATAGAAAAAACTGATGCCCATTAATTTTGGGCATCAGTTTTTAATTTTCATTTATTTTTTTTTGGGAGGGGTACCGTACATTTTAGGTGTTACTGGTTTTAATTTAGGTGCTTCGCCTTCGATCTTAGGTTCTTCCAACCATTGATATTCCCCTTCACCATCTAAAGCTTTACCTTTTGCCCAAGAACCTTCGCTACTTTCGTCACCTTCTGAAAAGTTATAGAAATCATAAGCAATATCTTTACGTTCTTCTTCTCTTGGGAAAGTCGTAGGAACAAGAATACCGCCTTCTGTTTCTTCTAATTCTTTGACAGCTGCTGCCCAAAGGTTTTGATGATAACTGTCTCTAGCTAATAAAACTGATAGTAGGTCTTTTACGCCACGATCATCGATCATTTCGTAAATACGAGCTACTTGTAGTCTTCCTTGAGATTCTGCGTTCAAGTTCGCACGGAAATCAGCAAGTAGATTCCCACTAGCAACAATATAACCACCACTCCAAGGATTACCAACGCTATCCGCAGGACGAGGTCCTAAGCCAGCTACAATAGCGTGTTGAGGATTCATGCCGGAAATGATCGCACCAATCGTTGGGTCTTTTTTCATTGCTTCTTCTTGATCTTCAACAGGTGCATCTTCAAGTAAGCGAGCAACCATTGTCGCTAACATTTCAACGTGTCCAAGTTCTTCTGTTGCAATGTCCATCAGCATATCTTTATATTTTTCTTCCCCACGACAGCTCCAACCTTGGAAAAGGTATTGCATCGCTACACTCATTTCACCATACTGTCCGCCAATCAATTCTTGTAAATATTTTGCGATTAATGGATTCGGACGATCTGGTTTTGCCTCAAACTGTAATTCTTTTTGGTGTCTAAACATCAAATCTCCTCCTAATCATTTTTTAATACATTACTATTGTTATATGTAATGAAAAAAATTCAAAGAAAACGCTCTAGATATTTAAGTTATTTTATAAACGTTGATTTAACAAGGATTGATTCTGTGGGAATGACTTCGTTAAAAGAAAAGATTAGGAATTGCTCAATGAAATATTTTTGTTTATAAATGATAACTATTGATAATTTCCAATAGTATTCTCATTTTTGTTAACGGAAAGTAAGTAACGAGAAAGAAGAGAGAGTCATATCAAAGAACTATTGTTTTTAAGTCCATCTTACTGCTCAGGTCAAAACGCTTTTGTCACGACCTGATCCACGGTGTTCAAGAAGCAACACTTCGGTCATAAGCAAAAAAAATAAAAAATGAAAGAGCCATTTTCGTTTTTTTTTGCTTATGCCTTAGTGCTGATCGCTTCTTTCACGACCTCAATAAACGGTGTTCGAAAGCCAACTCCTACGATATTAAGTCAAAAATTGAAAAAATATGAGAAGCTATTTTCTCAATTTCCGTCTTAATACTTGGAGCTGAACGGCTTTCTCACAACCTATTGTTACTTGTAGAATGTTTGCTTCTTTGATATGGTTAGTACAAGAAAAACATCGGAGGTATATCATGGCTAAAATTATGGTAGTGGAAGATGAAGAGATCATTCGTCAGCTGATTATGGAAGAGTTGGAGAAATGGCAATTTGAAACTTATGGAACGTCAGATTTCAATCAGGTTTTTGCTGATTTTGAGAAAGAAGAACCACAACTTGTTCTTTTAGATATCAATTTACCAGTGTTTGATGGTTATTATTGGTGCCAGAAAATACGAGAAATTTCCAAAGTTCCAATCATTTTTATTTCAAGTCGTAATACGAATATGGACATGATCATGGCGATGAACATGGGGGCAGACGATTTTGTGACGAAGCCGTTTCAAATCGATGTCTTGATTGCTAAAATCAATGCTTTGTTGCGTCGTTCATATAATTATGGTGAGTTGTCGAGTGAAATGATGACCCATAATGGAATCACGTTGAACGTCGATAATGGCAGTATGGAGATTAATGGGGAAATGATCGATTTGAGCAAGAATGAGTATCGCTTGTTGTTTATTTTAATGAAGCAACACGGAAAAATTTTGACTCGTGAAAAGTTATTGCGTGCGTTGTGGGATGATGAACGGTTTGTCGATGACAATACACTGACGGTCAACATCAATCGCTTACGTCGTAAAATCGAACAGGCAGGGATCACCGATTATATCGAAACAAAAGTCGGCCAGGGGTATATTGTTCCCTGAAAGGATGAAATACAACTATGAACTTTTTTAAGTATTTGAAAGATCAATGGTCGCTGATCGTCGGCTGGGTATTTTTTATTTTATTGACGATTTTTGTGATGTGGTTAGCCCCTAATATTACGGTTGATTGGGCCACGATTGCTTACTTAACATTGATCGAAGGTGTTTTCTTAATCTTTTTTTTACTTGTCTGTTACTTGAGTAAACGTCGATGGTGGGCAAAATTGG from Enterococcus mundtii includes the following:
- a CDS encoding metal ABC transporter substrate-binding protein, with the protein product MKNKLNILWLMGAVLFIFAGCGSSAAEEKEENLTVVATNSIIADMAKEVGKEHVDVHSIVPVGTDPHEYEVLPEDIKKASDADVILYNGLNLETGDAWFENLMDTANKKEDEDYFAVSKEVEPLYLTGGESETEADPHAWLDLSNGIKYVQEIARIFAEKDPDHATQYEENADAYIEKLKELDKQAKESFGSIPDNKKLLVTSEGAFRYFSQAYDLPAGYIWEINTESQGTPEQMQSIISQVRASDVPVLFVETSVDPRSMERVASETGLEIYDELFTDSIAKEGETGDSYYGMMKWNIETIHDGLSQEKK
- the queG gene encoding tRNA epoxyqueuosine(34) reductase QueG, producing the protein MALTLKEEIIQESKRIGIDKIGFTTAEPFDHLKESLVEQKAAGHTSGFEHPNIDERLYPEMTFDRPKSIIAIALAYPTKIHEKMPRDEKRGQFARASWGIDYHDVLRDRLQQLISFIESRATHWQKEEEWRLAPQVDTGELIDVAVAQRAGLGFIGRNGLLITEEFGSFVYLGEIVTNIDLEPDAPGVFGCGECTRCVTACPTDALLGDGRMNAKRCLSYQTQTKGMMPEEYRKKMSNVIYGCDICQLVCPYNRGKDFHFHPEMEPKVDEVYPKLTPMLTISNKEFKQQYGHLAGSWRGRKPLQRNALIALANLGERAALPHIEECLSDVRPVIRGTAAWAIGKLGIKDPEKWQEVLSCALEKETDEEAIHEMNQAIQLLQKKKSPKK
- a CDS encoding LysM peptidoglycan-binding domain-containing protein; its protein translation is MNSIKKIVLGTTVAAGATAMFVGTTAHADEVYTVKAGDSLSKISQKFAGDNSLIKAIAEQNSIDDINRIFVGEELTIPTDASSVKTTEVAPTTEKVETPVVTETPAQEYTYVAPVETVEVAPATTTVTTNSNSAKEWIAQKESGGSYTATNGRYIGRYQLDSAYLNGDYSPANQERVVEEYVAGRYGSWDAAKAFWLANGWY
- a CDS encoding NAD(P)/FAD-dependent oxidoreductase, whose amino-acid sequence is MEKIAIIGGGIIGMTLANYLDTSKFEVTLFDAKEGQATRASAGIISPWLSKRRNKQWYQLAKDGAAFFPKLIQDLSLDDSIYKQSGTLIFRQKEALEDLAALAEQRKKDAPEIGDISLLQAEETAQVLPLLKPTPALFVTGGGRLDGHAYLSHLATRLEKQMVKVISERVQLRKETAHWVISGTFGQLDFDRVILAPGPSLKPLLEQIGFHADIRPQKGQLIVFQTPYANSQEWPVAMLEGEADFIPFNDGTILVGATHENDAGWDLVPTESAYQQLIKSTVPFLAEPDQLATWKHTMRVGTRAYTSDFAPFFAPVPDEPSLIAASGLGSSGLTTGPYIGYLIAEYLNTGIWRGDHYQKPIDTYLSRL
- a CDS encoding MFS transporter codes for the protein MQKQKQLQLIPAVLATGIMSFAGVLIETAMNVTFPTLIQEFQISTSQVQWVTTIYLLMIAIIVPLSTYLTKNFSLRTLFLSSNLLFIAGLLVDYFSPTFLLLLLGRVLQGAATGIALPLMFHIILTFAPMGKRGTMMGLGTLTTAIAPAIGPTYGGILTANFSWSHIFLFLLPVLLLSLAIGLYAIPKFKVEKSGRLDLLSVLGISLMFSGSLTFLSMFRDWIGWASLVVAILGFILFYQRTKKADHPLIRLEIFKNHTFRLFLFSFLVYQFLLLGVSFVLPNFVQIVQGNNAFVAGLAMLPGAAIGALLSPFSGKLLDQHGPKKPIFIGLLFSLVGWTVLVLILGHASLSFLIACHFFYMIGIGLSYSNMMTTGMNALSMELQGDGNAVFNTLQQFSGAVATTLVAVIINFFQDHRSDSYEAATTLGSKVALSVLLGLLIISLILFIRYMVQKPKQIKN
- a CDS encoding GyrI-like domain-containing protein — protein: MEKIEWRKTDSSYRMSKKPHLMTLPAQNFFCINGIGDPNGEEFKRRVGCLYAVSYTIRMAPKNDWLIPDYLPYTVYPLEGQWGLQEKFLNEPVMLKEHFSYQLMIKQPDFVTPQVAAEALARAKTKIPEDLASQLVFTTIEEGLVAQILHIGSYDDEPETFEKLTLFLKEKGYRRTSKEHKEIYMSDPRRTAPEKLKTILRVAVEQDKSVEVSDIN
- a CDS encoding arginine repressor, coding for MKKNQRQSLIRQLITEHAIGTQEELLNHLQMNGVNATQATISRDIRELKLVKIQDENKQIRYALFNQQADSLMEDRLRSAVKREVLRIQRIQFMIVVLTEKDGADVVTNWLDEVDYPEVAATIAGVDTFIIICRTEEEAQAFAEKLEQMRE
- a CDS encoding manganese catalase family protein; translated protein: MFRHQKELQFEAKPDRPNPLIAKYLQELIGGQYGEMSVAMQYLFQGWSCRGEEKYKDMLMDIATEELGHVEMLATMVARLLEDAPVEDQEEAMKKDPTIGAIISGMNPQHAIVAGLGPRPADSVGNPWSGGYIVASGNLLADFRANLNAESQGRLQVARIYEMIDDRGVKDLLSVLLARDSYHQNLWAAAVKELEETEGGILVPTTFPREEERKDIAYDFYNFSEGDESSEGSWAKGKALDGEGEYQWLEEPKIEGEAPKLKPVTPKMYGTPPKKK
- the sapR gene encoding two-component system response regulator SapR, which produces MAKIMVVEDEEIIRQLIMEELEKWQFETYGTSDFNQVFADFEKEEPQLVLLDINLPVFDGYYWCQKIREISKVPIIFISSRNTNMDMIMAMNMGADDFVTKPFQIDVLIAKINALLRRSYNYGELSSEMMTHNGITLNVDNGSMEINGEMIDLSKNEYRLLFILMKQHGKILTREKLLRALWDDERFVDDNTLTVNINRLRRKIEQAGITDYIETKVGQGYIVP